The Mytilus galloprovincialis chromosome 2, xbMytGall1.hap1.1, whole genome shotgun sequence genome has a window encoding:
- the LOC143062237 gene encoding uncharacterized protein LOC143062237: MHISCVVLVIYMVLICFYRCSDRYSSCIDVYLFNRTSSGYYTLNHNGYPIEVYCSFEGVSGYTYISKSSLESSFDLSKLFTTKNFAKIRTLLNNGTQKEVNVENIKRDALHFGYIKDNVSPYLYISFPKSLGENNKTIQGYRAADKTFNCTVVSYGLALMFKFYYNPTSSYVQADGDLNNFMTGWMNQSLAVNESKYMDKAFYFPFKMSMPDCYGNSMTSNQVSDTKAALGLPFDIVCERLECCHEDDTGCCTSDDSNCTSESVYICKNINGNYEKMSKPCNIDNRSCPDQWSTWEDFGECSVTCGEGKKSQTRKRFLPCAKIDETVIQNNVCYKTKCPVYKWDYLNSMSLTIEEKKEMMKDELVELKANLTVDKKNTSSAIRRRTSAPDDRPSASSVGYFAILLLVIPLVLIVCVDSIRFFQSKKKYRKKRICPSQRGEEQTVTELKTE; the protein is encoded by the exons GTTCCTGTATTGACGTATACTTATTCAATAGAACTTCTAGTGGATACTATACACTTAATCATAACGGTTATCCTATAGAAGTATATTGTTCGTTTGAAGGTGTTAGCGGTTATACGTATATATCAAAGTCATCACTCGAATCATCATTCGATTTATCAAAGTTATTCACGAcaaaaaattttgcaaaaattcgTACCCTATTAAATAATGGTACACAGAAAGAAGTTAACgtagaaaatatcaaaagagaTGCTCTGCACTTTGGATATATCAAGGACAACGTGTCACCATATCTTTATATTTCCTTTCCAAAGAGTTTGGGGGAAAATAATAAAACCATACAGGGATATCGTGCTGCGGATAAGACTTTTAACTGCACAGTCGTTTCTTACGGTTTAGCATTGATGTTTAAATTCTACTATAATCCAACAAGCAGCTACGTACAAGCAGATGGTGACCTAAACAATTTCATGACAGGTTGGATGAATCAATCATTGGCTGTAAATGAAAGTAAATACATGGATAAGGCATTCTACTTTCCATTTAAGATGAGCATGCCAGACTGCTATGGTAATTCGATGACCTCGAATCAAGTGTCCGATACGAAAGCCGCTCTAGGATTACCTTTTG ACATAGTATGTGAGCGTCTTGAGTGTTGTCATGAAGATGACACAGGTTGTTGTACGTCTGATGATAGCAACTGTACATCCGAATCAGtatacatttgcaaaaatattaacgGAAATTATGAAAAGATGTCGAAACCATGTAACATTGACAATCGCTCATGTCCAG ATCAATGGAGTACTTGGGAAGATTTTGGAGAATGTTCAGTTACTTGTGGAGAAGGAAAGAAGTCGCAGACCAGAAAGCGTTTCTTACCTTGCGCTAAAATAGATGAAACCGTCATCCAAAACAATGTTTGTTATAAAACCAAATGTCCag TTTACAAATGGGATTACCTTAACTCGATGAGCCTCACAATAGAGGAAAAGAAAGAAATGATGAAAGATGAACTGGTTGAACTCAAGGCTAACCTGACCGTCGACAAAAAGAATACATCATCTGCAATAAGACGTAGAACATCAGCACCTGACGACAGGCCGTCTGCTTCTTCAGTTGGTTATTTCGCAATATTACTTCTAGTAATACCGTTGGTTCTCATAGTTTGTGTGGATTCCATCAGATTCTTTCAGTCAAAAAAGAAATATAGGAAGAAACGAATTTGCCCAAGTCAAAGAGGTGAAGAACAGACAGTTACGGAACTTAAAacagaatga